A stretch of Bacteroidota bacterium DNA encodes these proteins:
- a CDS encoding tryptophan-rich sensory protein, with the protein MAATKRLPTAWKFIIAIILCESVGIISGLLASANNNPWFDALNKPTWNPPAYLFGPVWTTLYLLMGISLGIIWNNNSTEPNKRKAYFLFALQLFLNFWWSIIFFHFHSPAFALLDIIIMVVIIIITIFTFSSFSKLAAWLLVPYISWVSFATILNFTIWNLNH; encoded by the coding sequence ATGGCAGCAACAAAAAGGTTACCCACTGCATGGAAATTCATCATTGCAATTATACTATGCGAAAGTGTAGGAATAATCAGCGGACTTTTAGCAAGTGCAAACAACAACCCATGGTTTGACGCACTAAACAAACCAACATGGAATCCACCTGCATATCTTTTTGGGCCGGTGTGGACAACGCTATACTTACTCATGGGAATTTCATTAGGCATAATTTGGAATAACAACTCAACCGAACCAAACAAACGTAAAGCTTATTTCTTATTTGCACTACAACTATTTCTTAATTTTTGGTGGAGTATTATATTCTTTCACTTTCATTCCCCTGCATTCGCATTACTAGATATTATTATAATGGTGGTTATTATCATAATCACCATATTTACTTTTTCTTCGTTTTCAAAACTTGCTGCTTGGTTGCTTGTGCCCTATATTTCATGGGTCTCATTCGCCACGATTTTAAATTTTACGATATGGAATTTAAATCATTGA
- a CDS encoding DinB family protein yields MSSYAAYNLSANQQFVKWLNNQSEEQLQKDVQSSFNGILQTLNHIWAIEEMWCTNLFKNTDAVNRYGIKDLKPKEVFEGLLNRSSIIAEKVNQLTEEELSEKVHIKTPWFEANLTLVEYLQHLFNHGTYHRGQIVTIAGLTLLKYPQQIFYFSL; encoded by the coding sequence ATTTCAAGCTATGCGGCTTACAATTTAAGTGCTAATCAGCAATTTGTAAAATGGTTAAACAACCAATCAGAAGAACAACTTCAAAAAGATGTTCAATCTAGTTTTAACGGTATTCTTCAAACATTAAACCATATTTGGGCTATTGAAGAAATGTGGTGTACTAACCTCTTCAAAAACACGGATGCCGTAAATCGATATGGTATAAAAGACCTAAAACCCAAGGAGGTATTTGAAGGATTACTAAATAGATCGTCAATTATTGCTGAGAAAGTAAACCAATTAACAGAAGAGGAATTATCTGAAAAAGTGCATATCAAAACACCTTGGTTTGAAGCAAACCTTACACTTGTAGAATATCTGCAACATTTATTTAATCACGGCACGTATCATCGTGGGCAAATTGTAACAATTGCTGGTTTGACTTTACTGAAATACCCTCAACAGATTTTCTATTTTTCTCTATAA
- a CDS encoding Fic family protein: MKNIDKNSLENAYRLFESNDINNIEIGTTKGLKEIHRYLFDGLYDFAGEIRKLNISKGAFRFANALYLKEILVKIEQMPESSFEEIIAKYVEMNIAHPFMEGNGRSMRIWLDMILKKQLKKVVNWQFIDKTLYLQSMERSPINDLELRTLIKGNLTDQVDNREIIFKGIEQSYYYEGYEKGEQ; this comes from the coding sequence ATGAAAAATATTGACAAAAACAGTTTAGAAAATGCATATCGATTATTCGAATCGAATGACATCAATAACATAGAAATCGGCACGACTAAAGGTTTAAAAGAAATACACCGTTATTTGTTTGATGGCTTATACGATTTTGCCGGTGAAATCCGAAAACTTAATATTTCTAAAGGTGCTTTTAGATTTGCAAATGCATTGTATCTTAAAGAAATTCTCGTAAAAATTGAACAAATGCCTGAAAGCTCTTTTGAAGAAATTATTGCTAAATATGTCGAAATGAATATTGCACATCCATTTATGGAAGGTAATGGCAGATCAATGCGCATTTGGCTAGATATGATTTTAAAAAAGCAGCTTAAAAAAGTTGTCAACTGGCAATTTATTGACAAAACTCTTTATTTACAATCAATGGAGAGAAGTCCAATCAATGATTTGGAATTAAGAACGCTGATAAAGGGAAATTTAACCGACCAGGTCGATAATAGAGAAATTATTTTTAAAGGAATTGAACAGTCATATTATTATGAAGGTTACGAAAAGGGCGAACAATAA
- a CDS encoding pyridoxamine 5'-phosphate oxidase family protein: MNNTENLNNKEAIDKLKSLVDDIMVCLFCTNLKTDDGATCRPMSAIKVCDQGNIWFFSEKNSDKNKAIAADKIVQLFFLILQRAVS, from the coding sequence ATGAACAATACAGAAAATCTAAACAATAAAGAAGCAATTGACAAATTGAAAAGTTTGGTCGATGATATAATGGTTTGTCTCTTTTGCACCAATTTGAAAACAGACGATGGCGCTACTTGCCGACCTATGTCCGCAATAAAAGTTTGCGACCAGGGCAATATTTGGTTTTTCAGCGAAAAGAACAGCGATAAAAATAAGGCCATTGCAGCAGATAAAATTGTGCAACTCTTTTTTCTCATCCTGCAAAGAGCAGTTTCTTAG
- a CDS encoding T9SS type A sorting domain-containing protein has product MKNYTFLIIAIFFIDRCFSQTNNFAPIGATWYYSDIYDIDYDDTLDITGYNKVESIADTNIGGINCRELKFSFVNPTGGLEGELKYYVYENNEKVYFLIGDKFKLVYDFSGADWFAHDVYYNFGDSTLIEVDSVTMELYDGVLLKTIHTHINFDYDLFYTSNTIVETMGPLGYMFLYYGGDDSFPPNGLRCYADDAIDVQINESMPCDSLTPEITAINQITNELGINVYPNPSNGIVFVDCSNINSNDNNILIIDITGKQIYSTNLTAQSVNKIDISSIPNGLYIAQIKNGDGVLDSVKIVKE; this is encoded by the coding sequence ATGAAAAATTATACCTTTTTAATTATAGCAATATTTTTTATTGATAGATGTTTTTCCCAAACAAATAATTTTGCTCCAATTGGTGCTACCTGGTATTATAGTGATATTTACGATATTGACTATGATGACACCTTGGACATAACCGGGTACAACAAAGTTGAAAGTATTGCTGATACCAATATCGGCGGAATAAATTGCAGGGAATTAAAATTTAGTTTTGTAAACCCCACCGGCGGTTTAGAAGGTGAGTTAAAATATTATGTTTATGAAAACAACGAAAAGGTTTATTTTTTAATTGGAGATAAATTTAAACTCGTTTATGATTTCAGTGGTGCAGATTGGTTTGCCCATGATGTGTATTACAACTTCGGTGATTCCACTTTGATTGAGGTTGATTCGGTAACTATGGAATTGTATGATGGGGTATTATTGAAAACCATTCATACCCATATCAATTTTGATTACGATTTGTTTTATACATCAAACACGATTGTTGAAACAATGGGCCCACTAGGTTATATGTTTTTATATTATGGTGGAGATGATTCTTTTCCGCCAAACGGATTGCGTTGTTATGCCGATGACGCAATTGATGTTCAAATAAACGAATCCATGCCATGTGATTCTTTAACGCCCGAAATAACCGCTATCAATCAGATAACAAACGAATTGGGAATAAATGTATATCCCAACCCAAGTAACGGAATTGTATTTGTTGATTGCTCAAACATTAATTCCAATGATAATAATATACTTATCATCGATATCACCGGTAAACAAATTTATTCAACAAATTTAACGGCTCAGAGTGTAAATAAAATTGACATCAGCTCAATTCCAAACGGATTATATATTGCGCAGATTAAAAATGGTGATGGGGTTTTGGATTCGGTTAAAATTGTGAAGGAGTGA
- a CDS encoding T9SS type A sorting domain-containing protein, with the protein MKKMINISRIIEYSKFSAIFILFKPDANAQVIYTDIDPDFIFDESPEGSWLDIDNNGSLDFGLQNYSFTVYSFSLQETYTFKFLQVFRYNSMNGLAGDESNYPFALYGGEIINYELNWQNSLIQLLATNRYHSGIPFDNCSNCNWYNESIIETIDHYLGIRFIDFDSNLHYGWIRCDVIDSGRTLIVKDYAYEVEPDYPIVAGATWHYTDIHDAFSSGSYSIYSWGKNVYIHSTEQTFNEFKIENLTGELILTGIINNQYQIVELNHLPAGVYIVTIHNNFKQYTEKIIL; encoded by the coding sequence ATGAAAAAAATGATTAATATTTCCCGAATTATTGAATATTCAAAGTTTTCTGCAATTTTCATTTTATTTAAACCGGATGCAAATGCGCAGGTAATATACACCGATATTGACCCTGACTTTATATTTGATGAAAGCCCTGAAGGAAGCTGGTTGGATATTGATAATAACGGCAGTTTGGATTTTGGACTACAGAATTATTCATTTACGGTTTATTCGTTCTCATTGCAAGAAACCTACACATTCAAATTCTTGCAGGTGTTTAGATATAATTCAATGAATGGCCTAGCGGGTGATGAAAGTAATTATCCATTTGCCTTATACGGTGGCGAAATAATAAATTATGAATTAAATTGGCAAAATTCCTTAATTCAGCTTCTAGCTACAAATCGATACCACTCTGGTATTCCATTTGACAATTGTTCAAATTGCAATTGGTATAATGAATCTATTATAGAAACTATAGATCACTATTTAGGGATACGATTTATTGACTTCGACAGCAATTTACATTATGGCTGGATTCGTTGCGATGTAATTGACTCTGGCCGGACATTAATTGTAAAGGATTACGCCTACGAAGTTGAACCTGATTATCCAATTGTTGCAGGTGCGACATGGCATTATACTGACATTCATGACGCATTTAGTTCTGGTTCATATTCAATTTATAGTTGGGGCAAAAACGTTTATATTCATTCGACAGAACAAACATTTAATGAATTTAAAATTGAAAACCTGACGGGAGAATTAATATTGACCGGAATAATTAATAATCAATATCAGATAGTTGAATTAAATCATTTACCAGCGGGAGTTTATATTGTAACAATTCATAATAACTTTAAACAATATACTGAAAAAATCATACTCTAG
- a CDS encoding zinc ribbon domain-containing protein, with protein sequence METSYKNCQSCGMPLKRDEKGGGTNADGSISKMYCSYCFEKGEFTYKGTDVKEFQELNKQKMMEGGHFKFTSWLFTRGMKRLDRWKNK encoded by the coding sequence ATGGAAACATCTTACAAAAATTGCCAGTCATGCGGAATGCCTTTGAAGCGGGACGAAAAAGGCGGAGGAACAAATGCCGATGGAAGTATCAGCAAAATGTATTGTTCTTATTGCTTCGAAAAAGGAGAATTCACTTATAAAGGAACTGATGTAAAAGAATTTCAAGAATTGAACAAACAAAAAATGATGGAAGGTGGACATTTCAAATTCACATCATGGTTATTTACCAGAGGAATGAAGCGTTTGGATAGGTGGAAAAACAAATAA
- a CDS encoding T9SS type A sorting domain-containing protein, with the protein MKLTGILFFLLLLNRQSIAQSSEFAPIGAKWWYGFAWNGMDFEQMYYYLESKQDTILFGQECKRLESKILYPFSEEKVADIFVYQSGDTVFYAIDSLAGELMDTSFHILYNFAAVPGDVWPLGIGDYLGYEDIICGVEPEAYVIVDSVNVETIAGLTLKKSSFHSESYWGYWDFAREAYEIFGNKEYLFPYSGCYVKDPFPNYLNCYEDPNIGLIQFSPYGCAEFSEVITVSNELSLYPMPFSSYFNLKSDAKIAQISIYGIDGVELYSTNNVYATTVNINSKVKGVLLMKLIYENNKISYVNIVKV; encoded by the coding sequence ATGAAATTAACAGGTATTTTATTTTTCCTTCTTTTATTAAATAGGCAAAGCATTGCACAATCATCAGAATTTGCACCGATTGGAGCGAAATGGTGGTATGGTTTCGCGTGGAATGGAATGGACTTTGAACAAATGTATTATTATCTTGAGTCAAAGCAGGATACCATTTTATTTGGCCAGGAATGTAAGCGTCTTGAAAGTAAAATTTTATATCCATTTAGTGAAGAAAAAGTAGCTGATATTTTTGTTTATCAAAGTGGAGACACTGTTTTTTATGCGATAGATTCATTAGCCGGAGAGTTGATGGATACCTCTTTTCATATTTTATATAATTTTGCGGCTGTGCCCGGCGATGTTTGGCCGCTCGGTATTGGCGACTATTTGGGGTATGAGGATATCATTTGCGGAGTAGAGCCTGAAGCATATGTTATAGTTGATTCGGTAAATGTTGAAACAATAGCCGGACTTACGCTCAAAAAAAGCTCTTTCCATTCAGAGTCATATTGGGGTTACTGGGATTTTGCCCGAGAGGCTTATGAAATATTTGGTAATAAAGAATATTTATTTCCCTATTCCGGATGTTATGTTAAAGATCCTTTTCCTAACTATTTGAATTGTTATGAAGACCCAAATATTGGTCTGATTCAATTTTCACCTTATGGTTGCGCTGAGTTTAGTGAAGTAATAACAGTTTCAAATGAATTATCTCTTTATCCCATGCCTTTTTCATCTTATTTTAATTTGAAAAGCGATGCCAAAATTGCACAAATTTCAATTTACGGTATTGATGGGGTTGAATTATATTCGACAAATAATGTTTATGCAACTACAGTAAATATAAACTCCAAAGTGAAAGGTGTTTTATTGATGAAATTAATTTATGAAAACAATAAAATTTCGTACGTCAATATAGTGAAGGTTTAA
- the dusB gene encoding tRNA dihydrouridine synthase DusB produces MPQIGDIKLPDFPILLAPMEDVSDPPFRVLCKELGADLMYTEFISTEGLIRNAEKSLKKLEFYEAERPIGIQIFGADIEVMKGCAEIVEQAGPDLLDINFGCPVKKVVCKDAGAGILKDIPRMVRLTAEIVKATKLPVTVKTRLGWDDNSKNIMEVAERLQDIGIKALTIHGRTRAQMYKGEADWTLIGDVKNNQRIQIPIFGNGDIDSPQKALAMKNRYGVDGIMIGRAAIGAPWVFREIKHFLATGEELSPPTIAERVDICRRHLIKSIEWKGPVLGILEMRRHYTNYFKGIPNIKSYRNQLVTVNSLEEIDEVLLEIIRLSNDNVEVGV; encoded by the coding sequence ATGCCTCAAATAGGAGATATTAAATTGCCGGATTTTCCCATCCTGTTGGCGCCCATGGAAGACGTGAGCGACCCGCCTTTTCGCGTATTATGCAAGGAGTTGGGAGCAGATTTGATGTATACCGAGTTTATTTCTACTGAGGGTTTGATTCGAAATGCCGAAAAAAGTCTGAAAAAACTCGAATTCTACGAAGCTGAACGGCCAATTGGCATTCAAATTTTTGGCGCAGACATAGAAGTAATGAAGGGTTGCGCCGAAATTGTTGAGCAAGCAGGCCCCGATTTGCTGGACATCAATTTTGGCTGTCCGGTAAAAAAAGTTGTGTGTAAAGATGCCGGAGCCGGTATTTTAAAGGATATACCGCGTATGGTTCGGCTTACTGCAGAGATTGTAAAGGCCACAAAATTGCCGGTTACCGTAAAAACTCGCCTCGGCTGGGACGATAACTCCAAAAACATCATGGAAGTGGCTGAAAGGCTGCAGGATATTGGTATTAAAGCGCTTACCATTCACGGAAGAACCCGTGCACAAATGTATAAAGGTGAGGCAGACTGGACCTTGATTGGTGATGTAAAAAATAATCAGCGCATTCAAATTCCCATTTTCGGCAATGGCGATATAGATTCGCCACAAAAGGCATTGGCAATGAAAAACCGTTATGGGGTAGATGGCATTATGATTGGGCGCGCAGCTATTGGTGCACCTTGGGTGTTTCGTGAAATAAAACATTTTTTGGCCACGGGTGAAGAATTATCACCACCAACAATTGCCGAACGCGTTGATATTTGTCGCAGGCATTTAATTAAATCTATTGAATGGAAAGGACCGGTATTGGGTATTTTAGAAATGCGCAGGCACTATACAAATTATTTTAAAGGTATTCCCAATATTAAATCATACCGCAACCAACTGGTAACCGTAAATTCGTTAGAAGAAATTGATGAAGTGTTATTGGAAATAATCAGACTTTCAAATGACAATGTTGAGGTAGGAGTTTAA
- a CDS encoding T9SS type A sorting domain-containing protein, with protein sequence MKNILILYFLSLISIAAFGQLEDDFYILNFDDSLNLQHLTIDTSSNPNNIWQVGLPQKTIFSSAFSPLNAIATDTLNAYPSNDTSSFILTNIASGLGFTWPHTVILSGQYFVNSDTLTDFGIIEMSPDNGNTWIDLINDTINAYAIQWNVTKPTLTGNSNGWLNFYANIANLGPIFNIQIGDTILYRFTFISDSIQTFKDGLMFDDFHFEDYAEGIEEIQNDNLISVYPNPVNDQLSIKINKISSSQTIQITNYQGQVVYDNKYFQDSYIDTKHLNSGLYFLRYSDTKSFTVKKFVVNH encoded by the coding sequence ATGAAAAACATTCTAATTTTATATTTTTTGTCCCTTATTTCAATTGCTGCATTTGGTCAATTAGAAGATGATTTTTACATACTTAATTTTGATGACTCCTTAAATTTACAACATTTAACTATTGATACATCTTCAAACCCAAATAACATCTGGCAGGTTGGTTTGCCCCAAAAAACAATTTTTTCAAGTGCGTTCTCACCGCTGAATGCTATTGCAACTGATACTTTAAATGCGTATCCATCAAATGACACATCGAGTTTCATTTTGACAAATATCGCTTCCGGACTTGGTTTTACTTGGCCACATACAGTAATACTTTCGGGACAATATTTTGTTAATTCGGATACCTTAACAGATTTTGGAATTATTGAAATGTCGCCTGACAATGGCAATACATGGATTGATTTAATAAACGATACTATTAACGCTTATGCTATACAGTGGAATGTAACAAAGCCAACTTTGACAGGAAATTCAAATGGTTGGTTAAATTTTTATGCGAACATCGCCAATCTTGGACCTATCTTTAACATACAAATTGGAGATACAATATTATATCGTTTCACTTTTATAAGTGACAGCATTCAGACTTTTAAGGACGGTCTTATGTTTGATGATTTTCATTTTGAAGATTATGCAGAGGGAATTGAAGAAATTCAAAATGACAACTTAATATCGGTTTATCCAAATCCTGTTAATGACCAACTATCGATAAAGATAAATAAAATTAGTTCTTCTCAGACAATTCAAATCACAAATTATCAAGGCCAAGTGGTATACGACAATAAATATTTTCAAGACAGTTATATTGATACGAAACATTTAAACAGTGGTTTGTATTTCTTAAGATATTCAGACACAAAATCATTTACAGTAAAGAAATTTGTGGTGAATCATTAA